GCGGCGGTGATCATGATGGCCGTCATCGGGCTCATCAACGCCTCGGGCTTCGTCCACGCCTGGAAGGCCCAGCGTTACGACGGGATCATCTCCGTGGTCTCCTTCGTGGCCACCCTGGCCTTCGCCCCGCATCTGGACAAGGGCATCATGGTCGGCGTGGTGCTCTCCCTTGGCGTGTTCCTGTACAAGAGCATGCGCCCCCGGGTGCGCTCCCTGGCCCTGGCCGAGGATTCCGCCCTGCGCTGCGCCCGGGAGTACTCGCTGATGGAATGCGACTATGTGGACGTGGTCCGCTTCGACGGCCCGCTGTTCTTCGCCAACGCGAGCTTCCTGGAGGACCAGATCACCGAGCGCATGCTGCGCAAGAAGAGCCTGCGCCATATCGTGCTGGTGGCCAGCGGCATCAACGACATGGACGCCTCGGGCGAGGAGTCGCTGTCGCTGCTCATCTCGCGCTGCCGCCAGGCGGGGGTGGACGTGTCCCTGTCGGGCGTCAACGAGTCGGTGATGGAGGTCTTGCGGCGCACGCACCTGCTGGAGAAGATCGGCCAGGACCACATCTTCGCCTCCACCGAGGGCGCCCTGCGCGCCGTGCACCAGGGCGCCCACGCCCAGGCCGACGAGAAGCGCTGCCCCCTGACCACCGTGTGCTACAACATCTAAGGAGAAGCCCATGTCCGTCATCAGCATCATGAGCGGCACCTACTGCGGCAAGGACGAGGTCGTCGAGAGCCTGCGGGCCTCCACGGGGTACGAGGTGGTCGGCGACGCGGCCCTCATCGACAGCGCCCAGGCCCTGTCGGGCCTCTCGCGCGACAAGATCGCCCGGGCGCTTACGGCCCGGACCTCGGTGTTCAACAAGTTCAACCGCGAGAAGGAGCGCGCCGTGGCCTGGCTGCGGCTGGCCACGGCCCAGGCCCTGGCCGCCGACGGGCTGGTCCTGGACGGCTTCTGCGGGCTGCTGGTGCCCGGCGCGGTGACCCACGCCCTGCGCGTGTGCCTCATCGCCGACATCCGCCACCGCCTGGACGCCGCCCAGGCCCAGGGCGTGGCCGAGAAGGACGCCCTGCGGGCCATCCGCCAGTCCGACGAGGACTGCGCGGCCTGGGTGGACACCGTGCTGCACAACAAGGACCCCTGGAGCGCCGGGCTGTACGACATCCTGATTCCCATGCACGGCATGGACGGCGCCCGCGCGGCGGGGCTGGTCATGGAAAACCTGGGCAAGGACGCCGTGCGCACTACCGACGCCTCGCGCCGGGCGGTGCAGGACTTCGCCCTGGCCGCGCGCGTGGGCGTGCACCTGGTTGGCGAGGGCCACGATGTGGCCGTGGACGCCAAGGACGGCACGGTCATCCTGACCATCAACAAGAACGTGATGCTGCTGTCGCGCCTGGAGGAGGAGCTGCGCGCCGAGGCCGCGCGCGTGCCGGGCGTCGGCGCCGTGGAGGTCCGCGTGGGCAGCGGGTTCTACCAGACCGACATCT
The genomic region above belongs to Desulfocurvus vexinensis DSM 17965 and contains:
- a CDS encoding response regulator gives rise to the protein MSVISIMSGTYCGKDEVVESLRASTGYEVVGDAALIDSAQALSGLSRDKIARALTARTSVFNKFNREKERAVAWLRLATAQALAADGLVLDGFCGLLVPGAVTHALRVCLIADIRHRLDAAQAQGVAEKDALRAIRQSDEDCAAWVDTVLHNKDPWSAGLYDILIPMHGMDGARAAGLVMENLGKDAVRTTDASRRAVQDFALAARVGVHLVGEGHDVAVDAKDGTVILTINKNVMLLSRLEEELRAEAARVPGVGAVEVRVGSGFYQTDIYRKVDFEMPSKVLLVDDEREFVQTLSERLSLRDVGSHVVYDGEAALDMVGRDEPEVMILDLKMPGIDGIEVLRRVKRESPAIEVIILTGHGSAQDRDTCMSLGAFAYLQKPVDIEVLSRTLREAHEKIRNRAR